The window ttcaggAAATGATGAGAGTGTGGCTGTATTTATGTTTACCATGGTTGTTGTCATGGGTCGTGGACATGGGGGAGACGGAGCTGAGGACCCACCTTTCCCAGGTGGTAGAGGTCCTAGCCAGCACGAGCAGGACGGTAAGTCTTATcatgaatttttatttactatttttgttcaattatcataaattaaatgtcgtttctaataatttttaattacatttgtagTTGAGGAATGTGCCCGAAGGAAAGTTCGAGGAAAAGCAAAAAAATATAAAGCTTGAAAAAGCAATCTTGTAGAACCAGGGGAAACCAATAGGCATGCAATATGATAGGGATATCACATTTAATCCCGTAGGAGAGGCGGGAGATATGTTTTCCCGAGAAGTTGGGAAAACAATGTGGCAGATGGTCCCTTTCGACAAATGGAGTTGGAAAAGATTTTCCCCTAATATAAAGAACACTGTATTACAACATTTAgcggtaattatttatttaaatatattttataggtttaactataattgttttttacttggttaacttttttttattgtagacaaagtttgatctcaatcaaatgtacGAGGATGCACAAGCTACTCTATTGACAGAGAGTTTTCAAGCAGCCTTGTTAAAAGGTTTTCGAGAGTGTAAAGCCGACGCAAAAGAATATTTCAAGAGGGTCGGAGGGTATGAAGATATCCCGAGAGCATTGGCAAATCCTCCGGATGGTATGCTTGTTGATAACTGGGAGAAGACAGTTGAGTATTTTCAAACTGACAAACACAAAATTGCTTCAGAAAGAAGCAAAAAAATCCGTGAAAAGCAAACAACTGTGATTCGTGGGGGTTCGAGCTCGTATAGCAGTACTTGCTATAAGAAGGTACCGTACAatacatgtaattatttatttaaaatataatctattttttaaacttaaacagaaccttaagagagtggaaacatttcgcaaagctcataccgataagaatggtgtatttgttactgctgaatcggaacaacaatatgtaagtatttaattataattttatcatatatttaaatgtttatttatacttaattgttaGTCACTTTTGGGAGTTACAGAATCGGTTAGTTGAAGAGCTGTTAGAACAAACTCAAGGTGAAAGTGAGTTAACGCCAACTCAAAAAAGAGCTACGTTCAAGAAAGTATTAGGAGAGCGATGTGGCCACATTAGAGGCATTGGCCGCAAACCTTCTGGTCTCCCGACGATTCCACAGCCTTCGCAACCATCACAACCATCACAGGTAAAATAGtaatctactttagcatcgtaaaatgtatgttgatttggtagttttggttttgtggtggttatttgctaaaaagtttggtaatttggtttttgtcccaagtgcaaaatatagcaatgtactttggttttctatctttgtttaaaaatagcaatgcattttgatagtttttgtttatgtttgatgatctaacttataagtttatatatatatatatatatatatatatatatatatatatatatatatatatatatatatatatatatatatatatatattgttattaattatgtagttggaaaatcttcgtGCAATGCTCGCCGACCCGGCATGTAGGGATGAGTTTTATTCATtttttcaatcccaaaataatcAAGGAAATGATGGGAACGGCGATGAGGGTATGTGAGAATGAGTTTTATTTGCATATGTTGTCTCGTTTTGCTACTTGGTAGATTGtaaaaattttgttgttttgctactcggatattatgacttttgatatttaattgtatTTTGGATGTTTGTTTGTAATTTCCATTGACactattatgtttgatatttaatatgatgtttgttttgtaattagcgtcgacactattggttttgatatttaatcgaatATTGTTATTATCGGCGACACTTTTACCTGCGATATTATCACCGGCAACGAAaatcattatttaaaaaaaattgaaaaaaattacCGGCGACGCTTTTATCGGCGACAGAACTCATTACCGGCGACAATTTTGTCGGCGACTCTTTTACCGGCGACAGACTTATTAGCGGCAACAATGatcattagcggcgacatacCAATAGCGGCGACTATTATCATTAGTATTACCGGCGACTTTTGGGACTtttaccggcgacttttgtcgcCGGTAATGGCCTTTTTCCTTGTAGTGTGAGGTACAAATGGATATCGTATTCCAGAAAGCGCATACCACCCTTCCCACCAGGTCCCTACGGCTTACCAATTCTAGGGTACCTCCTGTTTCTCGGCTCCAACTTGCATGAAAGATTCACGGAGATGGCTCAACGTTATGGCCCCATCTTCAGTCTCCAGCTCAGAAGAAAGCTTCATGTTGTGGTGAACTCCATGGACCTAGTAAAGGTCGTGACTCGTGACCTGGACCAGACCATGGCGAACCGCAGTCCTCCATTAGCAGCGCTATCCATGAGTTACAGTGGGAACGATATTGCATGGTCCAACAGCGACACACACTGGCGTAACATGCGCAAGATTTTAACAACCCAGCTTATAAGCGATAAAAATCTAAAAGCTTGTCAGAGTTTCCGAACATATGAAGTCAGAAGGGTGGTGAAAGAAGTTTACAGTAAGCTCCGAACAAAGATCAATATTAATGAAATTGCTTTCAAGACTGAGGTTAACGTTGTGACAAGCATGTTATGGGGTTGTAGCAAATTATCTGATGATGGGAACGATTCTAGCGCTATTGGAGATGGCTTCCGAGAAGTTGAGTTCAAGATTGTGGAGTTAATGATAGCTTCAAACATCTCTGATTTTCTACCTATCCTATCACGGTTCGATCTACAAGGAAGGCAGCGAGAAATGCAGAAGCAGCTGGAATATGTTGATCGTATATTTGAGAACATTATCCAAGGAAGAATGGAAGCAAACTCCATAAAAAATGAGGGAGAAGCAGAGGAAGATCGAAGGAAGGATTTCGTCCAAGTATTACTCGAGCTTAAAGAGCAGAAAGATGCTGCAATATCATTAGACATCATTAAAATAAAGGCCCTACTAATGGTAAGTCGATATCCCTTTACATGTGTTACTTCATTCTATAACTATAAACAGCACTTATTCCACAAGACAAACTAATAAACGGAAACTGTACTATAATAGGACATAGTGCTTGCTGCTACAGACACAACATCGACAATGGTGGAATGGGTGATGTCAGAGATTTTGAATAATCCAGGTGTAATGAGAAAGATCCAGGATGAATTAACGGATGTTATTGGCATGAACGTTGTCCAAGAATCTCATCTGCCCAAATTAAAATATTTGGATGCAGTCATCAAGGAGACATTCAGGGTACACACTCCCGTTCCGCTCCTACTCCACAGATGCCCAGATGAATCATGCACTGTTGGTGGATACACCATTCCAAAGGGTACTATCGTCTATATTAACGTTTAGGCAATCCATCGGGATCCAATGAACTGGACCGATCCATTGGAGTTCAAGCCTGAGAGGTTCTTGATCGACAAATGGGATTACCATGGAAATAATTTCAATTTTTTGCCGTTTGGATCAGGGAGAAGAATATGCCCAGGAATCTCACTTGGGGAGAAGATGTTGATGTATATATTAGCATCGCTGTTGCACTCGTTTGATTGGAGCTTGCCAGAAGATGAAGAGTTTGAGCTTTCTGATGAGTTTGGACTTGTGACAAAGAAAAGAAAACCACTATTAGCTATACCCTCTAAAAGATTATCTGATGACAGCCTCTATATTTGATAGAGGATTATGGCTCAATAGTTAAAGGGTACTACTGTTTGAATAAAAAGAAGGTCACCTGCTGTTAAGAGTGTCGAGAAAGGTGAAATCCGTTAGCTTCCCGTCTCCTCTTTTCTTGTAATTTGGTGTGGTAATAATATTTCTGCGAATTATGTATTTTCTTGCATATCATTTCATTTTCTGTTCATCAGATAGACAAACCAACTACGTGTACTAttggtcatatatatatatatatatatatatatatatatatatatatatatatatatatatatatatatatatatatatatatatatatatatatatatatatatcctagaaTGAAATTGATCCTTTCCAAAATAGTGGCACtccctagtacgcttagcgtacacacgTCTGCATGGCGTACTCCCCTAAAACCCAAGTTACGAAAATGCAATAGGGCCCTCATTGCACTCTTTATTTTACTTAGGTTCCAAATTGCAATATAAGTAATATATAGGGTCAAAATTAGATGTACCTCATCATCAGATGTACCTCatcatcaggatgt of the Lactuca sativa cultivar Salinas chromosome 6, Lsat_Salinas_v11, whole genome shotgun sequence genome contains:
- the LOC111904489 gene encoding LOW QUALITY PROTEIN: probable (S)-N-methylcoclaurine 3'-hydroxylase isozyme 2 (The sequence of the model RefSeq protein was modified relative to this genomic sequence to represent the inferred CDS: substituted 1 base at 1 genomic stop codon), coding for MVVVMGRGHGGDGAEDPPFPGGRGPSQHEQDVEECARRKNQGKPIGMQYDRDITFNPVGEAGDMFSREVGKTMWQMVPFDKWSWKRFSPNIKNTVLQHLAFDLNQMYEDAQATLLTESFQAALLKGFRECKADAKEYFKRVGGYEDIPRALANPPDGMLVDNWEKTVEYFQTDKHKIASERSKKIREKQTTVIRGGSSSYSSTCYKKNRLVEELLEQTQGESELTPTQKRATFKKVLGERCGHIRGIGRKPSGLPTIPQPSQPSQPSQYYRRLLGLLPATFVAGNGLFPCSVRYKWISYSRKRIPPFPPGPYGLPILGYLLFLGSNLHERFTEMAQRYGPIFSLQLRRKLHVVVNSMDLVKVVTRDLDQTMANRSPPLAALSMSYSGNDIAWSNSDTHWRNMRKILTTQLISDKNLKACQSFRTYEVRRVVKEVYSKLRTKININEIAFKTEVNVVTSMLWGCSKLSDDGNDSSAIGDGFREVEFKIVELMIASNISDFLPILSRFDLQGRQREMQKQLEYVDRIFENIIQGRMEANSIKNEGEAEEDRRKDFVQVLLELKEQKDAAISLDIIKIKALLMDIVLAATDTTSTMVEWVMSEILNNPGVMRKIQDELTDVIGMNVVQESHLPKLKYLDAVIKETFRVHTPVPLLLHRCPDESCTVGGYTIPKGTIVYINVXAIHRDPMNWTDPLEFKPERFLIDKWDYHGNNFNFLPFGSGRRICPGISLGEKMLMYILASLLHSFDWSLPEDEEFELSDEFGLVTKKRKPLLAIPSKRLSDDSLYI